Genomic DNA from Prevotella intermedia ATCC 25611 = DSM 20706:
TAAGTAGCAAGTCGTTTCTTCTTTACAATGTATGTAAAGCCGAACGTACTCCAAGCAATTAAAGGAGCAATGCTATACAAATAAGTTATCCACGAGCCGACAAAGTAGCTCATAGCATAAAGAACGAGTGTTAGAGCAGACCAAACAGCAATGAATCGTGGTAATTTCGAGTTGATACCATCGGTGTTTTCAATTGCCTTTTTAATGGTAGCTATGCTTTCAGCTACCTCCATTTCCTTCTCTTGGGTGGTTTCATTGCTTGGTTCTTTCATCACTTTCTCTGTTTCTTCGGTTATATTTTCCATATTCATAGAATTTATTTAAGACTACAAAGATAACAATATTTAAAACATAAACCGACAAAATAAATTACAAATTCATATTATTTAAGAATTACAATCCTATGCTATTATCGTTTATTTAACAAATAAATGATTTTATTTGCAAGTATCGGGAAAATGCTGTAACTTTGCTAATCTAAACCAAAAGTTATGAAGAATAGGCTCTTATATTTTATCTTGGCATTGCTGCTAATAACATCGTGTGGTAAAGGAAAGGGGAAATCGTCAGGCGACAAGGCATCAGACGCAACTCCAACAATGGTAGAACGGATACAAAGAAGTGCTCGTTTATACACCTCAGAGTATCATATACATAAGATAATTACACACAAAGACAAGGTGAAAGCAAACGGAAAAATCCTTGGAAGCAATTTTTCAATGAACCTGCCCCTTGGCGAACGCCGTGTAGCCATACCGATGGACGCTATTGTAAAGGCTTATATCGACTTTTCAGACTTTAGCGAGAAGAACGTAAAGAAAGACGGTAAAGGTAAAATAACCGTCATACTGCCCGACCCTCGCATCGTGCTAACCAGTACAAAAATAAACCATAAGGAGATGAAACAATACGTTGCCTTCCTTCGACGTCGTTTTTCCGATGCCGAACTGACGAGTTACCAGCAACAAGGAAGACAACAAATTATAGATGCTATCGGACAAATGGGCATTATAGAGCATGCACAAGAGAATGCTGCAAAGCAACTTATACCGATGCTGACAATGTTAGGATATGCTGAAAAAGACATAACCATCAGTTTCCGAAAGCGGTTTACAATGGAAGAAATTACACGATTTATTGAAAACTCAACTACTCAGACCAATGGAAAAGATAATTAATATCATACAGGACTTCATTCGTAGCAAAGGCAAACAAATTTGGTGGTGGGCACTCGGCGCATTGCTAATCATCGTTGGTTGCATTTTATTCCTGAAATGGCTCGGCAAAGCCAACACTGTAAGTATAGGTACAGACCAACGAATAGATATTACGTCTCAACAAGTATCTTCTATTGAAAGCATAGGACAATGGGAATTTCTTGCCATTAACGATGAAGAACTCGTTGATACAATAAAGCATCGTTTCTTAGCCGACAAAGAATTGGTGCGCATTTACTACGGTACACTGCGTTTAGGAGTAGACCTTCACAAGGCAAAACCTAAATGGTTGCGCATAGAAAACGACTCTGTCGTGGTGGCAACACTACCCAACATTGACCTGTTAGACCGTAATTTCATTGACGAAGCACGCTCAGAATCGTTCTTTGAAAAGGGCAAATGGACGCCCGAAGACAGGGAAAG
This window encodes:
- a CDS encoding DUF4230 domain-containing protein; this translates as MKNRLLYFILALLLITSCGKGKGKSSGDKASDATPTMVERIQRSARLYTSEYHIHKIITHKDKVKANGKILGSNFSMNLPLGERRVAIPMDAIVKAYIDFSDFSEKNVKKDGKGKITVILPDPRIVLTSTKINHKEMKQYVAFLRRRFSDAELTSYQQQGRQQIIDAIGQMGIIEHAQENAAKQLIPMLTMLGYAEKDITISFRKRFTMEEITRFIENSTTQTNGKDN
- a CDS encoding DUF4230 domain-containing protein: MEKIINIIQDFIRSKGKQIWWWALGALLIIVGCILFLKWLGKANTVSIGTDQRIDITSQQVSSIESIGQWEFLAINDEELVDTIKHRFLADKELVRIYYGTLRLGVDLHKAKPKWLRIENDSVVVATLPNIDLLDRNFIDEARSESFFEKGKWTPEDRERLYNIAYQKMLKRCFTKENIAAAESNAQQQFEKMLRAMGYKHVRIEFEKTDSTKIKD